The Spinacia oleracea cultivar Varoflay chromosome 2, BTI_SOV_V1, whole genome shotgun sequence DNA segment cgataatatttcccgatacgtaccatgtttccgtttccggcaacatctacgacttggataatatttatatttccgatacgatccatatttccgtttccggcaatatcatcgtttccagattattcatttcttgcctgtgacgatctcagctcccactgaaaccaagatccgtcgattccgaatatccatagatgggagtatttaatgccattaaatacttgatccgtttacgtactatttgtgtgaccctacgggttcagtcaagagtaagctgtggattaatatcattaattccacttatactgaagcggcctctagctaggcattcagctcacttgatctcactgaattattaacttgttaattaatactgaaccgcatttattagacttatcattgaatgcatacttggaccaagggcattatttccttcatgttcCACATCCGAGATCACTGATTATTTGGTCAAGTGGGTAtgagctttgatgtttccaaggtctgGGTTGGAAAGGTGTAGTTGTTTCTTCTACAGGATGTTCTACTTGTTCATTTGTCTCTGTATGATCTTCGGTCTGTACCGGTTCCTCTTCAACTATGTTATCTTCAGGTGTCTCTTCAATTTGAGCTCGTTCTTCTATTTGAGAATTTCTCCTTATCTCTTCGTCTTCTGTTTCTCTAGTAAGTCCTAGTTCGAAGTTTCCATCAGAGGTTGTACCTGCAGCAAAGTTTTGGGAGTCAgtttcatcaaatataatatgtatGCTTTCTTCCATGCACATGGTCCTTTTGTTGAATACTCTATAAGCTTTACTGTTTGAGGCATATCCCAAGAATATAGCTTCATCACTTCGTGCATCAAATTTTCCCAGTTGAtcctttccattgttgtggacgaaACACTTGCATCCAAAGATTCTGAGATGTGTTATAGAGGGTTTTCTTCCTCTGTACAATTCATATGGGGTTTTGTTTTTGATGGCTCTAATTAATACTCGATTGAGCACATAGCATGATGTATTTAGAGCTTCGGCCCAGAAACTTTTTGGAAGTCCACTAGCAATCAGCATTGTCCTTGTCATGTCTTCAAGAGTTCGGTTCTTTCTTTCTACAACaccattttgttgaggtgttCTGGGAGCAGAGAAATTGTGGTCTATTCCTGAATCTTTACATAGATCATCAAAccttttattttgaaattctgtaccatgatctgatctgatgtggACTAGTTTGTGACTGCTTTGTCGTTGAACCCTAGTGGCGAAAGCCAAGAATTCTTCAAATGTTTCTTCCTTGCTGGCTAGGAAAATTACCCATGTGTATCTTGAGAAATCATCTACAATTACGAGCACGTACTTCTTTCCACTCCTACTTTgagttctcattggtccacataaatcCATGTGGATCAGCTCCAGTGGTCTTGTTGTACTGATTACTCCTTTGTCTTAAAAGACGTTCTTACTTGCTTTCCTTTGATACAGGCATCACAGACTGATAGTTTGCAAACTTTGTATTCGGAAGACCTGTGACTAaatttttcgaaattaatttgtTCATTAGAGAAAAACTAGCATGACCAAATCTTTTGTGCCATAACAaaggatcatcttcaataacactGAGACAGGTCAGATTGGAGTGAGGAACAGAATTAAGGTTAACcacatatgtgttccctttcctCTGTCCCTCTAAGATCATTGTTTCGGTGTTACTGTTGATGATTAGACAAATATTTGAGAAGAATTTTGcatagtttcctttgtcacagaattgagaaatGCTAAGTAGACTGTGTCCTAGTCCTTCAACTAAAAATATGTTATCGATGGAGTGAGACTTTGACTTACCGACTTTACCAATGCCAATGATGTTACCTTTCTTATTATCGCCAAAAGTCACAGTTCCACCTTCATAGGTCGTGAGTGAGAGAAATCTGTttctgtctcctgtcatgtgcttggaacaaccGCTATCTAGGTACCACatgttgttccccctcacttcgaCCTGCATGAAAATTTTAGTTAGAATTTTTAGGAACCCAGCATAGCTTGGGTTCCTTACTTGGAATCAAATCGCTCTTCTTTACCCATTTAGTCCTGGTGTATTCAATGTTCCTTTCCAAGCCTCTTTGGTTTTTGGGGCATGAGTCTCTATAATGACCAATTAGACCACAGAAAGAGCATACTATGTCACTGTAAAGATCTACTCTGGTCTTTCTAGGATGACGTTTCTTATGATTGAAACCTAATCCTTCTGTGCGTTTGGTTCTAGCTTCTTCTATCCATTTAGGTGTTCCTTCTATTCTGTGTCTAGTTTTTCTAGCCAATTCATCTTCTAGGATGGTCTTTTCTTGGTGAATCTTGACTAGTTCTAGTTGAGTTCTTTCTAGTTCACCTTTATATAGGGTTTTAGTTTTGGCTACTTCTAGGTTAATCAGTTCTTGCTTTAGCCAGGAGTTCTCATTTCGCAAGGCTTCACAGATTTCTTTTATGTGGAGGTTCTGATCAAAGAGACTAAAGAAATGATTGTCTATATCTATGTTTGTATTTGTAGTCCATTCCAGTTCCTCAGTGAGTTCCTTTATGGTTGTCTGGTGTTCTTTATCAGAATCTAACTTTTCTTTTAGGAGATCCTCATAATCACTAGTGAGACATGAAAGTAAGTCAAATAGTTCTAATTTAGAAAGAGATTCcagtttatttttaatttgagcAAGACTTGCCTGGAATTTTTCGGATTCTGAGTCTGATTCATCTTCTTCGTGTTCAGCTACAAGGCACAGGTGagctgtttcttcgttgggttgtTCCTGTTCCTCATCTCAAGAAGTGTCTCCCCATGCAGCAATCATGGCTTTCCTTACCTCAGTTTTGGAGAATGAGTTCCTGTTATCTTTGAATCTGTCTTTGgttgtttcctttccttttcctcgTTCTTGATCCCAGAGGGGACATTCCCTAATGCGATGTTCCAGGTTTCCACACTTATGGCATCCAGTATCGGTTTTGGAGAATTTTCGGTTTGGTTTGCCTCTGTGATCTCCACCTTTATAGTTCCTGAACATTCTTCTGAATCTTCTAGCAAATAGAGCTGTCTCCTCATCATCTTTAGAGTTTTCatcattttcagtttttagaGCAAGGGCCCTGTTTTTGGTATTCTCTGAAGGTCGTGCATTTAATTGCAGTTCATGAGTTAAGAGTGATCCAGCCAGTTGTTCTAGATTAAACTTGGTGAAGTCTTTAGTTTCCTGAAGAGCAGTAACCTTGGCCATCCAGGGATCCTGTGGAAGACTTCTTAGAACCTTCCTAACTTGTTCCTCAGGAGTTATGATTTTTCCAAGAGAGTTCAATTCATTGATGATGTTCGTGAAGCGAGTGATCATGTCTTGAATTGTTTCAGAGGGTTTCATGGTGAACAGCTCATACTGGTGCATTAAAAGATCGATCTTTGATCTTTTGACTTCgtttgttccttcatgagtGACCTGGAGCAGATCCCAAATCTGCTTCGCATTCTTGCAGCCCATTACCCTATTGTGCTCGTTTGGACCTAGTCCACAGTGTaggattttgacagccatggcattaagCTCAAGCTTTTCATAGTCAGCTTTGTCAAATTTGGCAATCGGCTTAGGAACAGTTTCTCCAGAGGTATTTAGCTTAGTGACTTGGAAGTCTCCTACTTCGATAACTCTCCATACTTGATAGTTCTCAGCCTTAATGAAAATCTCCATCCTGTTTCTCCAATAAGAATAGTACTTGCCACTAAACATTGGAGGTCGTTGTGTTGAGTATCCCTCTTCTAGTTTCTCTGTAGTGTTCATAGCTTCAGAATCGTTTTTCCCGACAGAGTTACCTGCCGTTAAAGggttctggctctgataccaattgttagttttacagagttcctcaagaggggggtgaattgatattttacaattttataaaaattaaactactagaaaaagaaacagtaaaatatgcaagcaagatttagcgtggaaaacaactcagtttctttacaagcctaatctacTTGGGCCACCATCTGTTAATCGCCTCTGATTacagatgactaggaacaaccctctttgttccttcccttatggAAACAGTCCCTGTACTACTTCACCTCACAGATCCCTCAcgagatcttctctcttgctTAAGTAAGCCTGACTTAGGCTTATCATACAATAACTCAATACAACAATGCAACGAATAGATATTAAACTATTACTAACACAAGATATAAAACcaagtaacaaatactgctctatatgggaacaggaacagactcttTCAAAGATTAAAACTTTAAAGGcgatacctgaaagcttccggtttTATGTTAATAAGTCTAATAAAAACTTTCGTAAATAACTTGAGGTCTATTTATAAGAAACTAAGAGTTAACCCTAGATTCCAATTAACACAATTTAGGACTCTTTTCaaaagatagattttcgcaaATAAGCTCATTAAAACGCGTTTTTATAAAATCTATCTCTACGGATTTAAGAGTTGTATAGAAACTCAAACTCTCAAGCATATTACCTCAAGTAGGATTGTGAAATCAGTTTTAAACTTCAACGCTTATCTAAAAAATAAACTGATTTACTTTTGTTTCAAAATAGTACTTGAACTCTACGAAATACTTTGTTCCCATACTAAGCAGTATTTAAATTACACTGATCTTATACCTTTCGATACTTAGAAGACTTGCTAGCCTTCATCCTTCTTGGTCTTGGCTCAATCTTTATCCATGTTTTGAACTTGTTTTCTTCATGGCTTCTCAGCTGGCATCTTTGTATTATGTTCTTGCTAAGTGTACTGGTGGCTTTATATTAACCTGTTCCTGACATTCCTTAGATAAACAGTTGTGAGTATAGCTTAAGTTTGTCATCGTCAAAACTCAGGAATCAACAGTTGTTGTTTTGTTATCACTACATTTCTTGCACTTTTAACATTTGGGTAATTGTCTCTTTTAATcttggaaaatttgtaattattaatccaacctttgcccggttttctttaattaagcctacctatgcaatatttctaaataatccaacctttatgacccaactactattattaagcctggataaccggttacctgctacaatgTCAAGGAAaaattgtaattattaatccaacctttgcccgattttctttaattaagcctacctatgcgatatttctaaataatccaacatttatgacccaactactattattaagcctagatgaccggttacctgctacaaagtcaacgttaaaaacgttgacaacctaaagttagtttccctcctaaaatattggacacgtcatcatcgatcacttgccacctaaacaaggatttcattttttttttttcaaaaaacccttaacccttctcttctctgtaacgtgtttcaattcctctctcctccattactgcttcttcaaccacaattgtactggttcctgacatcatcagcgattttcttgtggaaataggtgacttcatccacgcgcattcaaatttcgtctccaaaatcgtacaattgaaggtgaacatacgaaccttagcgtttttgttacttttttggtaaattttgaattttaggcttccttgatggtcagttctTAAAAATCCgagctgttgcaataatatagtttttttttatgttgtgggatgttggttattgtggtcttgttgaaaatttagaaagaaaaaaaaaccttgaatttgaagaagatccagatccaacaggcaattgctttaccccagccatagcaattgctgattgtttttgatgaacttcgaatggagaggtatgaccGTATCAGGGATCGACAAaggtggagaagaggtagaagagaaataatggagaggagtgcagagatgaagcagaaaatcgcagaggagagaggaacgaaaattaaaataacaattaaagaaaataaggggaaaaaaatttaaaaaaattataattgttatatgccacgtaagggtgaataccgcctatagcaggttagtaacttgttaggcttaataatagtagttgggtcataaaggttggattatttagaaatatcgcataggtatgcttaattaaagaaaatcgggtaaagattggattaataattacaaattttcctttaatcttttaattttagttgTATTTAAGGTTAGAGATGTTTGTTCTTGCACTTTTAACCTTTGTGTAATTGTCTCTCCTAATCTTAATGTTTGTTGTATTTAAGGTGAGAGATGTTTGTTCTTGCACTTTTAGCCTTTGTGTAATTGTCTCTCTTAGGCTCTGTTTGAAAACATTACTGAAATTGAGTTGAAACTGATAAGTTAGCTGAACTGATAATAAcacctgaaactgataaggtgcTAAAACTGATAAGACAGATATTTATATTACTCGTTTGGTAAAACTAGCTTATTAAGTACCTGaaactttttaaaattttaattgataTTCTATATATTTCAATACCAATAACTATTAAGATTTTATTTAGCTGGTACTCATAGCTTTACTATGCTCCCCATTTGAAATTAAACAATCCTTTTTCTATTTCTCTTAAAAGAATAGTCGATTATGTTATTTTCACAATATATACTCCATAGCCCAAActttattttctaaatattgcTGTTATAAccactgaaattaaaattgaaaaagaTAAGATTTTGATCAAAAcccatctattactatatactaaaagagacaacAGGGAtaacacgtgtcaattcctggtgcgattttttccgccaaaaaccacttttccaaaaaagtgtatgttttattttatttttactgtctacctttttttttataaactatttatgtatggaaacaaaatttggtttataaattatggcaataatagatacgacgtaataataattattataaataggaaatattttagtcaaatctctatattaataatggaaaatataaacACCCATATTTTGGACAAATTATCATAttaacattttaaatatgcatattagatgaataaatttaaacgattATGTTAAAAACGGTATAACTATGTagtagtttgggagatattttgttaaatattttgtgaaaaaaatgatTAAAATCAGTGCGTgtacgggatctaatctagttataAAAAATCAAATCCCAAAACTTCAAACTAATGTCCAGAACGATATACTATGCAACAAAAAACacgaaaaaatcaaaatttacaACAATTTATCATTCATATTCCGTATGATTTACAAGCAATAAGCAGAATtacaaacaataataatcaaatTTAAGAGAAATCAATAAGCAATACACAAATACAAAAATTTAGAGAGAAGCGCCGCTTACAGACGTTTGATCATTCACAGAGTTAGAGGAGGGACTTTTTTTAGCTCCCATAGAGAGATACTAAGTACAACATAATATTAGAGTTTTAAATTATTTAGAACTTAgagattattttatttttttacaaaagATAACAAAAATTTCCGGAGCTGAAACTCAAACGTTAATCTTCAATATCAGTCACTTTGTCCaccttatattttattttagctcCCTATCAAACACTCTTAATGGTTTAAggtgaattatattattagcACCTACATATCTAAGGTGACTGAAAATGCTTACCAAACATAGTCTTAATCTTAATTGgtgaacatatatatttccaTATATTTCAGCATTTTATTATATATCCGCCTAACATGTTTTATCAAATGCATCAACTCTAGCTGTTCCAAGTTTTGAATCCCTCGTTAACAAAAAGCAGTAACACAGAAATGTGTAAACTTTTATTACAAGATCAATTCTTTATCTTTATGGTGTATAAAAATGAAATGCATTCATTACAAAAGTATAATTTTATAAACAGATGAAGTGTATAATGATAGTGTTTCTGCAAAGAAAATGCTAAGTGTGAAAATAAGGGAAGCCTCGTCAACCAGAGCTGTTGTTTTCCTCTGATCGGGCTATCGTTTTTCCTACAAAAGGGCAAATGTAAACTAGCTCGGGGGGGGTTcccgagaaaaccctctccgacgctcaagtcatgtcttgttagagagagaaagtagtcaGAGAGTGAGTTTGTGAATAATTGCATACCTGAGTAGTGATTAGGAGAGTCATATTCATAGTAATACCGGAGGGCATTATCAGTAAATATGATCAATTTTAGGGGTATGAAATCTTGGGCCTGCTGGAGGCTGAGATATGGTCCCGAAATTAAGGTACGAGCCCATTAAGGGGTTTGTGTTTCAGGGTATTTGAGTAATTTCCCTTATtaggggtattttggtaatttatgTAAAGTGGGTTCCACAAGGGGGCCCGAACATTACCCCACGCCAAATTTACGAGTTTGGTCAAAGACTCGGGAGGGGAATAATTTTGACTTCCACACTTTTGCCTGGTATTTTGAGTGACTTATGTTAAGGGAGAAAGTTAAAGTCAAAGTCAATATTTGACTTCTGTTGACTTTTGGCGCCAACATTGAAATTCTGTTATTCTGTTATTTGTGTAACAGAATTCTGTTAGCAAGTTGTTAGCATTAGTTGCTTCTTGATCAAGCAAATGTGATCAGCTGTAACTTGTACTATAAATTCAATAATTGATCCAATgatcataattaataaaaatcatACAAAATTCTCctaatctctctctctctcctatttCTCTAAAGTCTGATTTCTATTCTCCCCTATTTCTATCTTCTTCTATCTTCTTTCTCGAGCTATTCAGCAGTGAGGATCTCTCCTCCTGCatcattggtatcagagccaaacCTGGCGCCACAAACAAGAAGAGTTATGGCAATGGAAGATCAATTGAGGCAATTGGAACAAAAATTGCAGGAACAAGCTCAGAAATATGAAGAGCAAATTCTGAATCAATCAAAGAAAATCGACAATATGTTAAGTGTGATGCTGGAAATGAGGAACCAACTAAAGGATTCTTCTGATGATGCTCACAGGAATGGAGGTGGAAGTACTACAGCCAAGAATCTTGGGTATAATCCTAAACTTTCCTTTCCAAAATTTGATGGAACAAACTGTAGAATCTGGATTAAAAAATGTAGTAGGTATTTCAGTTTGTGTAAAATTGCAGAAGAACAGAAAGTTGATTTAGCATCTCTTAACATGACTGATAAGGCTGAAAGGTGGGTAACTAGTTATCTAGCTGGTAGGAGGAATGTAGACTGGCATGAATTCTATTTAGATGTTGCTGCAAGATTTAAGGATGTTAGGGGTTCTAATACTGTAGAACAATTCAACAATCTGAAACAAACTGAGTCAGTAGAAACTTATTTGGATGAGTTTGAGGATCTTAAGTCTGATGTATTGCAGTCACATCATGGGTTGCCTGaagatttcatacttgaaagtTTTATTGGTGGCTTGAATCCAATAGTCAAACCCTTTGTTAAGGCATTTAGACCTTCTAATATAAGTGAAGCAGTGGAGTTTGCTAGGTTGCAAGAAGAGCAAACTGTGGCCCTAACCCAGAAATCTACTAAACCTACCTATTTTTCCAGCCAAAAGACTATACCCCTAACCTCAAACAAACCCCCTCTACTACCCAATCCACCCACCACCACCAGCAAACAAACAACCAAATTCACCCCTAAGTACACCAGAAATTTTAAACACATTACAGCAGATGTGAGAGCTGAGAAGATTGCCAAAGGGTTGTGCTATTATTGTGATGCACCCTATGATAGAACACACAAATGCCAGTTTAAAGAACCTCAGTTGTTTACTGTAGAGATATCTAGCACTGATGACAAGGAATCAGATcttagtgatgatgatgatgaagcagAATTGTTGGAAGGAGGAGAACCTATATTGTCCTTAAATGCCTTGTCTGGAAATCAGAATTTCCAAACTATGAGGGTGAGAGGAATGAGAAATAGCAGGTTATTCCATATTTTAGTGGATTCTGGCAATACCCACAATTTTTTAGACTTAGAGCTAGCAAAGAAAATGGGGTGTATCATTGAAACAATTCCATCACAAGCTGTCACTGTAGCTAATGGGAATCAGTTGGCATGCCAGCATGTGTGTAAGAGCTTTAAGTGGGACATGCAGGGTAGAACTTTCACAGCTGATGTAATTCTCATAGCTTTGGGAGGTTGTGACATGGTACTGGGAGTACAGTGGTTAACAACTCTTGGTCCTATTTGTTGGGATTTCAAAGAATTGCTGATGGAATTTTCACAAGATGGGAAGCAGTTTACTTTGCATGGGGTACATCCTAAAAAAGTTAAAGTGTTGGGGGGTGCACCTTCAGCTAAGCTACTTAGTAGTGCAGTCCAGTTGTGCCTATTGCAAGTGAGAGACTTGTCTTTTAAAACTGATCAGAATAAGATGGTAAATCAAGTCTCACCAGTGGAATTAGATATTTTAAAAACTGAATACACAGACATTTTTGCTGATCCTGAATCATTGCCTCCCCACAGAGGTGTGTTTGATCACACTATTCCACTGGAACCTAATGTTAGACCAGTTAATATTAGGCCATACAGATATCCTCTCAAGCAGAGAGATGTAATTGAGCAACTCATACAAGATATGCTGGAAAGAGGGGTGATTCAAAACAGTTCAAGTCCATTTGCTTCCCCTATGGTTTTGGTGGGCAAAAAGGATGGCACTTGGAGACTTTGTGTTGATTACAGAGAGCTAAACAATAGAACAATCAAAAACAAGTTTCCAATCCCAGTGATTGATGAACTTATAGATTAACTGGCAGGAGCTACTGTTTTCAGTAAGCTTAACTTAAGAGCAGGGTACCATCAGCTAAGAGTTAGTGAACAAGATGTGTACAAGACAGCATTCAAAACACATGCAGGCCACTTTGAATTCCTGGTTATGCCATTTGGCCTAACTAATGCCCCTGCATCATTTCAAAGTTGGATGTATAGTGTATTTAAGCCCTTGCTCAGGAAATGTGTTCTTGTATTCTTTGATGACATACTGGTTTACAGCAAGTCACAAGGAGAGCATTGGGGACATCTGGCACAAGTTTTTGATCTAATGAGGCAGCACAAGATGTATGCTAAAGCTAGTAAGTGTTGTTTTGCAATTGACAAGGTAGAATACCTTGGTCACTATATTTCTGCAAAGGGGGTAGAAACTGATCCTAACAAGATTAGTGCTGTGGATAGCTGGCCTGTTCCTAAAACAGTTAAAGAACTAAGGAGCTTCCTTGGTTTGGCAGGCTATTATAGGAAGTTTGTTAGATATTACTCATTGATTAGCAAACCCTTAACTGACTTGCTTAAAAAGGGTGCTTTTGAGTGGTCTGATCACACCCATACTGCCTTCCTTACTCTCAAGCAAGCTTTGGTTTCTGCTCCAGTTTTGGCAGTACCAGATTTTTGTAAAACATTTGTGGTTGAAACTGATGCCTCCAACACTGGCATAGGTGCTGTGTTGATGCAGGACAACCACCCTCTAGCTTACATTAGTAGAGCTTTGGGACCAAAGTGGCAAAGGCTATCTGTGTATGAAAAGGAACTTTTGGCAATTGTTTTTGCAGTTCAAAAATGGGAACAATACTTGATGAATTCACATTTCATCATCAAGACTGATCAGAAAAGTTTAAAATGGTTACTTCAACAGAAGGTCTCCACACCATTTCAGCAGTTTTGGTTATCTAAGTTGATGGGTTATGATTATGAAATTCAGTACAAGTCTGGCAAGGAGAATTTGGCTGCTGATGCCCTTTCCATATTTCAGGGTTCCACAATTCTTTGTATGGCTATCTCAGTGGTTCAATCAGATTTGGTTGATCTCATAAAAGCTAGTTATGTTCTTGATGACAGTTTAATGAGCACTGTGGCTAAACTGCAGAATGGTGAGTTGGTTGAAGGTTATACTCTCCAAGATGGTTTGTTGAGAAGAAAGGGAAAGTTAGTATTGGGATCTGATAATACTTTGAAAGGGAAAGTGATGAATTGGTTGCACTCCTCACCTGAGAGTGGTCACTGTGGTAGGGAATTGACTATCAAAAGAGTGCAACATCTCTTTTATTGGAGAGGTTTAACTTCTGATGTTAGACTATTTGTGAGAAAATGTAAAGTCTGTCAAGCTTCAAAGTATGATTCAGCTGCTAGTCCAGGATTATTGCAACCACTTCCAATACCAGTAGCTATTTGGTTTGACATTTCCATGGATTTTATTACTGGTTTACCAAAATCAGCAGGGACGGATGTCATTTTTGTGGTAGTGGATAGACTAAGCAAATACAGTCATTTCATGTCATTATCTCACCCTTTTTCTGCTATTCAAGTGGCTCAAGCTTATTTGGATAATGTGTTTAAGCTTCATGGTTGGCCAAGAAGTATAGTAAGTGATAGAGATGCAGTTTTCTTAAGCCAATTTTGGAAGGGTTTATTTAGCTTGCATGGTACTGAGTTCATGCTATCTTCAGCTTATCATCCACAAACACATGGTCAAACTGAGGTGGTCAACAGGTGTTTGGAGACATATCTTAGGTGTATGTGTAGTGAGCACCCTAAAGATTGGAATGCTTGGCTTCCATTGGCTGAGTGGTGGTATAACACCCACTTTCACTCTGCCACCCAACTGACACCATATGAAGTGGTGTATGGTCAACCTCCCCCTCTGCATTTACCTTATCTACCTGGTGAGTCTAATGTAGATGAAGTGGACAGAAGTCtacagagaagagaagaggTCATTTCCTTGCTCAAGTTCCATTTACTC contains these protein-coding regions:
- the LOC130467317 gene encoding uncharacterized protein, yielding MNTTEKLEEGYSTQRPPMFSGKYYSYWRNRMEIFIKAENYQVWRVIEVGDFQVTKLNTSGETVPKPIAKFDKADYEKLELNAMAVKILHCGLGPNEHNRVMGCKNAKQIWDLLQVTHEGTNEVKRSKIDLLMHQYELFTMKPSETIQDMITRFTNIINELNSLGKIITPEEQVRKVLRSLPQDPWMAKVTALQETKDFTKFNLEQLAGSLLTHELQLNARPSENTKNRALALKTENDENSKDDEETALFARRFRRMFRNYKGGDHRGKPNRKFSKTDTGCHKCGNLEHRIRECPLWDQERGKGKETTKDRFKDNRNSFSKTEEQPNEETAHLCLVAEHEEDESDSESEKFQASLAQIKNKLESLSKLELFDLLSCLTSDYEDLLKEKLDSDKEHQTTIKELTEELEWTTNTNIDIDNHFFSLFDQNLHIKEICEALRNENSWLKQELINLEVAKTKTLYKGELERTQLELVKIHQEKTILEDELARKTRHRIEGTPKWIEEARTKRTEGLGFNHKKRHPRKTRVDLYSDIVCSFCGLIGHYRDSCPKNQRGLERNIEYTRTKWVEVRGNNMWYLDSGCSKHMTGDRNRFLSLTTYEGGTVTFGDNKKGNIIGIGKVGKSKSHSIDNIFLVEGLGHSLLSISQFCDKGNYAKFFSNICLIINSNTETMILEGQRKGNTYVVNLNSVPHSNLTCLSVIEDDPLLWHKRFGHASFSLMNKLISKNLVTGLPNTKFANYQSVMPVSKESK